From the genome of Polynucleobacter sp. AM-7D1:
TCAAGTTCATTCCAAATTGCATCTGGTGTTCTAGTGGCATCTACAAGATAAAAGCGTTTAGGATCTGCTTTTGCTCTACGCAAATACTCTTGACGAACCTTCTCAAAAAAATCTAAATCCATCTTTTCAAATTTATCAGGCGCCCTCACCTTTGATCTTCTAGTTTCGGCAATTGAGCCGGGCAAATCAAACAGAAAAGTTAGATTCGGTTGAAGTAATGTGCCATCTGGACGCCCTTGCACCCAAAGCTCTAAATCATTTAGTTTGCTCAGGCTTAAGCCCCGCCCCCCACCTTGATAAGCAAAGCTAGCATCGGTAAAGCGATCGGAAATAACAATCTTCCCGGCCTGTAATGCAGGCTCTATTACTTGAGCAATATGTTCTCGACGAGCCGCGAACATCAGCAAAGCTTCCGTTTCTAGGTTCATGGGGGCATCGAGCAATAAGGCGCGCAGCTGCTCACCTAATTGGGTGCCGCCTGGCTCTCGAGTCATGACAACCTCACGATCTGGATAGCGCTGTTTTAATAACTGGCTAAAAGACTCGATATGAGTACTCTTGCCGGCACCATCAATACCCTCAAAACTAATGAAATAACCTGGAAATTGAGTCGCCATAAGAATTATTGTGAATTTGATTTAGCTGAGGCATTACGTTTGCGTTGAAATTGATCAACAGCACTTTCATGCTCTTTCAATGTTTTGGAAAAATGACTGCTGCCATCACCACGCGCCACAAAATAGATTGCATCACTCTTTGCCGGATTGATCACAGCCTGGAGAGACTCCTTACTTGGCATTGCTATCGGAGTGGGTGGTAAACCTTTGCGCATATAAGTATTGTAGGGACTGTCTTTACGTAAATCTGCTTTTCGAAGATTACCGTCAAATTGAGGGCCAATGCCGTAAATTACCGTTGGATCTGTCTGTAATGGCATATTCAAATTCAGTCGATTGACAAATACTGCGGCAACCAAGGATCGGTCACTAGAGCGCCCAGTCTCCTTTTCCACAATTGATCCAAGGATGAGAAGCTCATAAGGGGTTTTAAGTGGCAAGGCCGCATCTTTTTGTCCCCAAACAGCATTAAGCTGCTTTTGCATTGCCTGAGAAGCCCTTCTGTAAATTGAGATATCTGAGTCATCTGGGTCAAAAATATAGGTATCCGGATAGAAAAGTCCCTCATCTCCTGGATAGAAGAGGCCAAGAGCTTGCAATAGCTCCTTAGAGCTCATGCCCTTGGTTTGATGAATCAGAGCTGGGTGATTGTCAATTAAAGCTCTCAGCTGCCATATAGTCATGCCAGGAATAATCGCTATGCTTTCTCGCACCCGATCACCACGCGCGATTTGTAACAAAATATTGCCTAAGCTAGCGCGAGTAGGAAGTTGGTAGGTTCCCGGCTTTAGCTTTGAGCTCACAAATAGGGCTCTTGCGGCAACCTGAAAGGTCAGCACGTTTGACGATATGCCTTGGGCTGCTAACTGCTTTGAAATCGACGATAGGCCAGATTGAGGGGCAATCTTAATTCTGTAGGCGGAGCCCTCAGGAAAATTGGACGCGGAAGGCACGACAGGCCATAAAAAGATGGCAGCGTATACAAGAATTAGAATGGCAATTAGGGACAATCCAAAGGATTTCCAGCCCCCAAACTTGGAATGCTTGATGAAAAGAGTTCTTCTCTGAAATTTTCTGCTCATCAAGCTATGATAAAAGCACATGACCCTCAGCCCTAAAAACCCCCCAATGCCAATGACCTTTTTGAACCATGGATCCAGCCTTCTTCCCAATTGGGGTTTAATTCTGGTTGAGGGTCCTGATGCGGCTACCCTTCTTCAAAGTCAGCTCAGTAATTCAGTGTTGGGCTTGAAGCGCACTCTTTCGGGAGAAATGGCGCAAGGACTAAGTTCGGTTCGACTAGTGGGATATTGCAGTCCTAAAGGACGTCTCTTAGCTAGTGCTTGGCTTGGCTTATTTCCAGAATCTCCCGACTCAGATGATCGCTTTGCACTCTTTGTCTCCAAAGATATTGCCGCTAGTATTGCCAAACGATTGGCGATGTATGTTCTGCGCTCAAAAGTAAAAGTTGTGGATGCCTCAAATGATTGGGAAATTATTGGCACATATCGAGATGATCAAAATCTTGAATCAGCCTATCAACTGAATAACTCTCTAGTCTTGCGGATGCCAGATGTTTCAATTTCCAATCACACATTTGAGCGCCTACTCATTGCCAAAAGAAAATCTGAATCCAGCGAATCGATCATCGAGGTTGATGCTCTAGCGCAATGGGATTGCCTTGAGGTATTGAGTGGAATTCCTCGGATTGTCTTAGCTACCCAAGAGCAATTTGTCCCGCAAATGGTCAATTTTGAATCTGTAGCAGGCGTTGATTTTAAAAAAGGTTGTTACCCTGGGCAAGAGATTGTTGCTAGAAGCCAATACCGTGGCGCAGTTAAGCGTAGATTGCAACTTGCCAGTAGTAATTTAAGTGCATCTGCGCTGGATTTTGCGAAACCAGGTGTAGAGCTATTCCACGAAAGCGATTCCACTCAGCCATGCGGTATGGTGGTACTTGCGGCAACTAAGTCAGAAAATGCAGATCAAGTTGATTTTCAGATTGAATGCAAGCTAGACGCTCTTGAGAATGGGGAAATCCATCTAGGCATGCCTACCGGCCCTGTGTTAAAAATAGGCACACTACCCTATCCTTTATTAGAAATTTAATTTCATTACTACCCCCGCTTATCCCATATGTGCTTAATTCTCTTTGCCTGGAAATCACATCCAGACTACCCTTTGGTAGTAGCGGCAAATCGAGATGAGTTTTATGAGCGTGACACTGACCCCCTGGGCTGGTGGGAAGAACATCCTCATGTTTTAGCTGGAAAAGATCGAGCTGACGTATTGGGTAGCCCAGGAACTTGGCTGGGTTTTACTAAAACAGGTCGCTTTGCTGCGCTAACTAATGTCAGGGCACCTAGTGAAAAAAATCCAGATGCCAGAACACGCGGGGAGCTCAGCCTTCGCTACCTGACAGGTCAGCATAGGCCACATGCTTATGTTCAAGAAAACGCAAAGCGATTTGATCAATACAACGGCTTTAATCTACTCATGGCAGATCTCAGTGATCCTGAGAATGCTGAGATGCACTGGGTAAGCAATCGCCTGATGATGGGTCAAAATATTCGTCCAAGAAAAGTGTTTCCTGAGCAAGCTCTTAGCCCTGGAGTCTATGGTCTATCGAATGCCATGCTCGACACACCATGGCCCAAAGTGAACCATCGAGTTGCAGCATTTGCTCAAACATTGGCAATGGATAGCGGCCAACTGAAAAATGCAGATCACTACTTACGCGTATTGGCTGATACCCATGAAGCTAGCCCACAGGAGCTACCTAGTACTGGTGTGAACCCAGATTGGGAAAGAGCCCTATCAGCAGCATTTATCAAGACACCTTCTTACGGAACACGTTCAAGCACCATTCTGCGTGTTCGCAATGATGGTCAGTTTGAAATGGTGGAAAGACGTTTTGATGCCAATGGCACTGTAGGACACGATGTTGTCACTGGAGAGCTCAGCTCTGCCCCTGGATCAAACCTCTCGGTATAGCCTTCCGATCAAGGCTAAGTTATTTCTGCTGACGCGAATCCTCATTGATGACTCGTTCGCCATTTGCATCTTTAGTGGCGAGTCTTTTTAGAAACTGAAAGGTTCCTGTTGCCATGCAACAGATCTCACCCTGATCGTTATAGAGCTTTGCCTCACAAAAAGCCATTGTGGCAGTTCGTCGAACAGTATCGGCCTTGACGCGCAAGATGCCATTGGCTGCCTGCATAAAGTTATTTTTCATCTCCACCGTCACAACGCTGCGATCGCCTGGATCACTGGATCGAGCGGCAACAGCCATAGCAACATCCATCAGCGTGAGCAATACACCACCATGGGCTACATCCCAGGTATTGGTATGCTCAGGCTTGAGGGCAAGCAGTATTTCACCTTTACCCATTTCAGCGCTGATAAGACGAACGCCAAGCAATTTTAAAAAAGGGACGTTGAGCTCTTCTCCCAGATTGGCAAGCTGAGTTGCCGCATTCAGTTGTACTTTATTTGTCATAGGGTCATTTTAGAGGCTTCTGCGGTACTTGTGAATTACCCATAGAATACAAATATGCCGTTTACCCTCCGTGGCGATGATGTATGCCAAGCAACCCCACCTACCCCACTGCCCAATCTCTACTGGGTTGCATTCTCACCAGCTGTCGCAAAGCTGATCGATTTGGAGCTTGGAAATGATGGTTTGCCTAAAGATCCTGAATGGCTGGAGGTACTGGGGGGAAATCAGCTGAATGTAGGTGCGCATAGATTTTCTAATCCTATTTCAACGGCTTATAGCGGACATCAATTTGGATCATGGGCCGGACAATTAGGTGATGGTCGCGCAATCCTACTGGGTGATATCAATCATCTAGAGCTACAGTTAAAAGGTGCCGGTAGAACGCACTACTCCAGAATGGGTGACGGAAGAGCAGTCTTAAGATCGTCTATTCGAGAATTTCTGTGCAGCGAAGCAATGCATGCGCTTGGTATACCTACTAGCCGCGCTCTTTCCGTAGTGGGATCTAAACAGGCAGTTAGACGTGAAACCATGGAAACAGCTGCGGTATGTTCGCGCATTGCTCCAAGCTTTATTCGTATTGGGCACTTTGAACACTTTGCTTCACTTCAAAACATCGTGCGCCTGAAGGAATTGGCAGATCTGCTGATTGCAGAATTTTATCCAGAGTGTGTATCCACACAGGATCCCTATTTAAACTTATTTAAAGAGATTAGCGCCCGGAATGCAAAGTTAGTCGCGCAGTGGCAATCGGTGGGATTTTGTCATGGCGTTTTAAATAGTGACAACATTAGCGCTCTAGGTCTAACTATTGACTATGGCCCTTTTGGATTTTTAGATCATTTTGAAATCGACCATATCTGCAATCATAGTGATCATGGAGGTAGATATGCATATCATCGTCAGCCCCAAATCATGCATTGGAATATGGCCTGTCTTGCCAGTGCAATGCTTCCCCTGTTAGAGCTAGAGCATTCTGCGGAAGAGTCTCAAGACCTCTTGCGCTCCGCCCTAGAAGACTTTCCATTGATATACGCAAAAGAGTGGCAACAAGCATTTCGACTAAAACTAGGATTGCAATCAGAACAGGATGGCGACATAGAGCTAATTGAACGTCTACTCCAGGCCATGCATGATTCAAAAGTGGATTTCACGAACTTCTTTCGAAATCTAAGTAATCTCAAAAAAGAATCCAAGCTAACAGAGATCTTGCAAAGGGATGAATTTGTTGACCGTAAAAATATTGATCAATGGTTTCCAGACTACATCAATAGGCTCCAATCCGAGACTGCATCTGATGATGATAGAAAAAAATTGATGGATACAGTCAACCCCAAATATATTTTGAGAAATCACTTAGCTCAAGCCGCAATTGAAAAAGCACAGCAGGATGATTTTTCTGAAGTAGATGTCTTATTTAGAATATTGAGTAAGCCATTCGATGAGCAGTTAGCATTGCATCATTATTCAAAACCACCGCCACTAGATATGCAACGAGTTGCAGTCAGTTGCTCTTCTTAATCAAATACATTCATTGCCATGACAAAGAAAATGGATCAGGAATACAGAAATACATTGAGTGATACTCAATACCGGGTAACGCGTGAGGCTGCAACAGAGAGGCCTTTTACCGGTAAGTATTGGGATCACTGGGAAAATGGTCAATATCGCTGCATTTGCTGCGATACCCCACTATTTCAATCATCGACCAAGTTCGATGCAGGTTGCGGTTGGCCTAGCTATAACGCGCCTGAGAATACTGCAGCGATTACCGAAGTTAAGGATATGTCCCATGGGATGATTCGCACTGAGGTCCGCTGCACCCATTGTGATGCACATTTGGGGCATGTATTTGAAGATGGACCTCAGCCTACAGGGCTTCGTTACTGTATTAACTCGGCATCCTTAAGATTTGAACCTTCCGAGAATGCCGCTGCCACGAAAACTGAATAATTCTGAAATAGCTGGATAATCAACGCATGAAATTTCTATTTGACCTCTTTCCGATCATCCTCTTTTTTATTGCATTTAAATTTGCAGACATTTACACCGCAACTATCGTAGCTATGGTTGCCACCATTGGGCAAATCCTCTGGGTTTACTATCGACATCGTAAGATCGATGCGATGCAATGGGTCAGCCTGGTCATGATTCTGGTTTTTGGTAGCCTGACTATATTCCTGCACGATAAGACTTTTATTCAACTTAAACCAACTGCTTTGTATTGGCTATTCGCAGGCGCTTTATTTATTAGCGCTCAGTTTTTTCAAAAGAACTGGATACAAGTTTTGATGGGCAAACAAATCACCCTAAAAGAGCACAGCTCTAAATCGGTTTGGCATCAAGTAAACATGGCCTGGGCATTCTTTTTCTTCTTGATGGGTGCGCTCAATCTTTATATTGCTTTTGAGTTCTCTGAAGAAACGTGGGTTAACTTCAAGTTATTTGGTAGTACAGCTCTGCTTGTAGCCTTCGTCATTGCTCAAGGCATTTGGCTCAGTCGCCACATGGAGCATCCTGCAGAATGAGTATTAATCAAGATCGCATTGCCTTATTTGAGTCCGACTTAAGAGCTACATTTCAGGCAAGCCATTTAATAATCGAAGATGAAAGCCACCTTCATGCGGGGCATGCTGGAGCAGCTTCTGGCGGCGGGCACTTCAAGCTCACAATCGTAGCCCCAGAATTTGAGGGTATGAACAAGGTGGCTAGGCACAGAGCTGTTTATGCTGCCCTCAACAAGCATTTTCCTGATGCTATCCATGCCCTCACCATTCTGGCCTTCACCCCTAGTGAAAGCACTAATTAGTCGCAGATTGCTTTAAGATTCTCTTTTATCTCTA
Proteins encoded in this window:
- the tmk gene encoding dTMP kinase; this translates as MATQFPGYFISFEGIDGAGKSTHIESFSQLLKQRYPDREVVMTREPGGTQLGEQLRALLLDAPMNLETEALLMFAARREHIAQVIEPALQAGKIVISDRFTDASFAYQGGGRGLSLSKLNDLELWVQGRPDGTLLQPNLTFLFDLPGSIAETRRSKVRAPDKFEKMDLDFFEKVRQEYLRRAKADPKRFYLVDATRTPDAIWNELESLEIKF
- a CDS encoding NRDE family protein, with the translated sequence MCLILFAWKSHPDYPLVVAANRDEFYERDTDPLGWWEEHPHVLAGKDRADVLGSPGTWLGFTKTGRFAALTNVRAPSEKNPDARTRGELSLRYLTGQHRPHAYVQENAKRFDQYNGFNLLMADLSDPENAEMHWVSNRLMMGQNIRPRKVFPEQALSPGVYGLSNAMLDTPWPKVNHRVAAFAQTLAMDSGQLKNADHYLRVLADTHEASPQELPSTGVNPDWERALSAAFIKTPSYGTRSSTILRVRNDGQFEMVERRFDANGTVGHDVVTGELSSAPGSNLSV
- a CDS encoding YdiU family protein — encoded protein: MPFTLRGDDVCQATPPTPLPNLYWVAFSPAVAKLIDLELGNDGLPKDPEWLEVLGGNQLNVGAHRFSNPISTAYSGHQFGSWAGQLGDGRAILLGDINHLELQLKGAGRTHYSRMGDGRAVLRSSIREFLCSEAMHALGIPTSRALSVVGSKQAVRRETMETAAVCSRIAPSFIRIGHFEHFASLQNIVRLKELADLLIAEFYPECVSTQDPYLNLFKEISARNAKLVAQWQSVGFCHGVLNSDNISALGLTIDYGPFGFLDHFEIDHICNHSDHGGRYAYHRQPQIMHWNMACLASAMLPLLELEHSAEESQDLLRSALEDFPLIYAKEWQQAFRLKLGLQSEQDGDIELIERLLQAMHDSKVDFTNFFRNLSNLKKESKLTEILQRDEFVDRKNIDQWFPDYINRLQSETASDDDRKKLMDTVNPKYILRNHLAQAAIEKAQQDDFSEVDVLFRILSKPFDEQLALHHYSKPPPLDMQRVAVSCSS
- the mltG gene encoding endolytic transglycosylase MltG codes for the protein MSRKFQRRTLFIKHSKFGGWKSFGLSLIAILILVYAAIFLWPVVPSASNFPEGSAYRIKIAPQSGLSSISKQLAAQGISSNVLTFQVAARALFVSSKLKPGTYQLPTRASLGNILLQIARGDRVRESIAIIPGMTIWQLRALIDNHPALIHQTKGMSSKELLQALGLFYPGDEGLFYPDTYIFDPDDSDISIYRRASQAMQKQLNAVWGQKDAALPLKTPYELLILGSIVEKETGRSSDRSLVAAVFVNRLNLNMPLQTDPTVIYGIGPQFDGNLRKADLRKDSPYNTYMRKGLPPTPIAMPSKESLQAVINPAKSDAIYFVARGDGSSHFSKTLKEHESAVDQFQRKRNASAKSNSQ
- the msrB gene encoding peptide-methionine (R)-S-oxide reductase MsrB encodes the protein MTKKMDQEYRNTLSDTQYRVTREAATERPFTGKYWDHWENGQYRCICCDTPLFQSSTKFDAGCGWPSYNAPENTAAITEVKDMSHGMIRTEVRCTHCDAHLGHVFEDGPQPTGLRYCINSASLRFEPSENAAATKTE
- a CDS encoding PaaI family thioesterase, which translates into the protein MTNKVQLNAATQLANLGEELNVPFLKLLGVRLISAEMGKGEILLALKPEHTNTWDVAHGGVLLTLMDVAMAVAARSSDPGDRSVVTVEMKNNFMQAANGILRVKADTVRRTATMAFCEAKLYNDQGEICCMATGTFQFLKRLATKDANGERVINEDSRQQK
- a CDS encoding BolA family transcriptional regulator; the protein is MSINQDRIALFESDLRATFQASHLIIEDESHLHAGHAGAASGGGHFKLTIVAPEFEGMNKVARHRAVYAALNKHFPDAIHALTILAFTPSESTN
- a CDS encoding septation protein A; translation: MKFLFDLFPIILFFIAFKFADIYTATIVAMVATIGQILWVYYRHRKIDAMQWVSLVMILVFGSLTIFLHDKTFIQLKPTALYWLFAGALFISAQFFQKNWIQVLMGKQITLKEHSSKSVWHQVNMAWAFFFFLMGALNLYIAFEFSEETWVNFKLFGSTALLVAFVIAQGIWLSRHMEHPAE
- a CDS encoding folate-binding protein YgfZ, translating into MTLSPKNPPMPMTFLNHGSSLLPNWGLILVEGPDAATLLQSQLSNSVLGLKRTLSGEMAQGLSSVRLVGYCSPKGRLLASAWLGLFPESPDSDDRFALFVSKDIAASIAKRLAMYVLRSKVKVVDASNDWEIIGTYRDDQNLESAYQLNNSLVLRMPDVSISNHTFERLLIAKRKSESSESIIEVDALAQWDCLEVLSGIPRIVLATQEQFVPQMVNFESVAGVDFKKGCYPGQEIVARSQYRGAVKRRLQLASSNLSASALDFAKPGVELFHESDSTQPCGMVVLAATKSENADQVDFQIECKLDALENGEIHLGMPTGPVLKIGTLPYPLLEI